A genome region from Melospiza melodia melodia isolate bMelMel2 chromosome 26, bMelMel2.pri, whole genome shotgun sequence includes the following:
- the AGMAT gene encoding guanidino acid hydrolase, mitochondrial, with protein MRPLLWAACSQLLPKAAGLCAPKPAVTTMVTASHHSLRPPALLAASSMSAGLLQPLLPGSRAPSCWSSQFNVPPSALLVARPVGICSMMRLPVQASAEGLDVAFVGVPLDTGTSNRPGARFGPRQIRAESAMLRRFNGSTGAAPFDSLRVADIGDVNVNLYNLPDSCRLIRDSYQEIVASGCVPLTLGGDHTITYPILQALAAKHGPVGLVHVDAHTDTGDTALGQRIYHGSSFRRCAEEGLLDCGRVVQIGIRGSSYDPDPHKYCREQGFRVVPAEQCWMKSLEPLMREVRAQMGERPMYISFDIDGLDPAYAPGTGTPEIAGLTPAQALEIIRGCKGLNIVGCDLVEVAPMYDVSGNTALLGANLLFEMLCVLPGVKTL; from the exons ATGAggcctctgctctgggctgcctgcagccagctgcTGCCCAAggcagctgggctctgtgctcccaAGCCAGCTGTGACCACCATGGTGACAGCATCACACCACAGCCTGCGGCCTCCAGCCCTTCTGGCTGCCTCCAGTATGTCTGCAGGGCtcctccagcccctgctcccagggagcagagcccccaGCTGCTGGAGCTCACAGTTCAAcgtgccccccagtgccctgctCGTGGCCCGGCCTGTGGGAATCTGCTCCATGATGAGGCTTCCCGTGCAGGCGTCTGCGGAGGGACTGGACGTGGCGTTTGTGGGTGTCCCGCTGGACACAGGCACGTCCAACCGGCCGGGAGCCAG GTTCGGCCCGCGTCAGATCCGCGCCGAGTCGGCCATGCTGAGGAGGTTCAACGGCAGCACCGGGGCCGCGCCCTTTGACTCCCTGCGGGTGGCCGACATCGGGGACGTGAACGTGAACCTCTACAACCTGCCCGACAGCTGCCGCCTCATCCGGGACTCCTACCAGGAGATCGTGGCCTCGGGCTGTGTGCCCCTCACCTTGG GTGGAGATCACACCATAACATACCCAATCCTGCAGGCCCTGGCTGCAAA GCACGGTCCCGTGGGGCTGGTGCACGTGGATGCTCACACGGACACCGGGGACACGGCCCTGGGGCAGCGGATCTACCACGGGAGCTCGTTCCGGCGCTGCGCGGAGGAAGGGCTGCTGGACTGCGGCCGCGTGGTGCAGATCGGCATCCGAGGCTCCTCCTATGACCCAGATCCCCACAAGTACTGCCGGGAGCAG GGTTTCCGCGTGGTCCCAGCTGAGCAGTGCTGGATGAAGTCCCTGGAGCCGCTGATGAGGGAGGTGAGGGCGCAGATGGGGGAGAGGCCGATGTACATCAGCTTCGATATCGACGGGCTGGACCCCGCCTACGCCCCGGGCACCGGCACCCCCGAGATAGCCGGgctcacacctgcacag GCTTTGGAGATTATTCGTGGCTGCAAAGGCCTGAACATAGTGGGGTGTGACCTTGTGGAAGTTGCACCAATGTATGATGTCTCTG gCAATACAGCCCTCCTGGGGGCAAACCTACTGTTTGAGATGCTGTGTGTCCTCCCAGGAGTGAAGACACTGTGA